A part of Homo sapiens chromosome 19 genomic scaffold, GRCh38.p14 alternate locus group ALT_REF_LOCI_6 HSCHR19LRC_LRC_T_CTG3_1 genomic DNA contains:
- the KIR2DL3 gene encoding killer cell immunoglobulin-like receptor 2DL3 precursor, translating to MSLMVVSMVCVGFFLLQGAWPHEGVHRKPSLLAHPGPLVKSEETVILQCWSDVRFQHFLLHREGKFKDTLHLIGEHHDGVSKANFSIGPMMQDLAGTYRCYGSVTHSPYQLSAPSDPLDIVITGLYEKPSLSAQPGPTVLAGESVTLSCSSRSSYDMYHLSREGEAHERRFSAGPKVNGTFQADFPLGPATHGGTYRCFGSFRDSPYEWSNSSDPLLVSVTGNPSNSWPSPTEPSSETGNPRHLHVLIGTSVVIILFILLLFFLLHRWCCNKKNAVVMDQEPAGNRTVNREDSDEQDPQEVTYAQLNHCVFTQRKITRPSQRPKTPPTDIIVYTELPNAEP from the exons ATGTCGCTCATGGTCGTCAGCATGGTGTGTGTTG GGTTCTTCTTGCTGCAGGGGGCCTGGCCACATGAGG GAGTCCACAGAAAACCTTCCCTCCTGGCCCACCCAGGTCCCCTGGTGAAATCAGAAGAGACAGTCATCCTGCAATGTTGGTCAGATGTCAGGTTTCAGCACTTCCTTCTGCACAGAGAAGGGAAGTTTAAGGACACTTTGCACCTCATTGGAGAGCACCATGATGGGGTCTCCAAGGCCAACTTCTCCATCGGTCCCATGATGCAAGACCTTGCAGGGACCTACAGATGCTACGGTTCTGTTACTCACTCCCCCTATCAGTTGTCAGCTCCCAGTGACCCTCTGGACATCGTCATCACAG gtCTATATGAGAAACCTTCTCTCTCAGCCCAGCCGGGCCCCACGGTTCTGGCAGGAGAGAGCGTGACCTTGTCCTGCAGCTCCCGGAGCTCCTATGACATGTACCATCTATCCAGGGAGGGGGAGGCCCATGAACGTAGGTTCTCTGCAGGGCCCAAGGTCAACGGAACATTCCAGGCCGACTTTCCTCTGGGCCCTGCCACCCACGGAGGAACCTACAGATGCTTCGGCTCTTTCCGTGACTCTCCATACGAGTGGTCAAACTCGAGTGACCCACTGCTTGTTTCtgtcacag GAAACCCTTCAAATAGTTGGCCTTCACCCACTGAACCAAGCTCCGAAACCG GTAACCCCAGACACCTGCATGTTCTGATTGGGACCTCAGTGGTCATCatcctcttcatcctcctcctcttctttctccttcatcgCTGGTGCTGCAACAAAAAAA ATGCTGTTGTAATGGACCAAGAGCCTGCAGGGAACAGAACAGTGAACAGGGAG GACTCTGATGAACAAGACCCTCAGGAGGTGACATATGCACAGTTGAATCACTGCGTTTTCACACAGAGAAAAATCACTCGCCCTTCTCAGAGGCCCAAGACACCCCCAACAGATATCATCGTGTACACGGAACTTCCAAATGCTGAGCCCTGA